Below is a window of Colias croceus chromosome 15, ilColCroc2.1 DNA.
CACTAACGTATTCTGCCCATGCAGCACATTCACATGAATATGTTACTCCATCGACACCACAAACGGTTCCAGTctgaaataagtaattatatagttaatatattttacaaacaatccatactaatattataaatgagaaagtaactgtctgtttgttactcaatcacgcctaaactactgaaccaatttgaatgaaatttggtatgtagatattttgatacccgagaaaagacatagggtactttttatcccgggaaaaggTCGCAATCCCGgatatcccacgggaacgggaactatgcgggtttttctatgactgcgcgggtgaaaccgcgggcggaaacctagtaggtaataaatctATGTTCTATATCTAACGACACAAAGTTCAAAATCCAATACTTACAGATGAACATCCCTGCAAGCAATATCCCCAATAAGCTAATTTTCTTCCACTCATAACAAGATGGCATGGATTCGAGTGTGTTTGTCCGTCTGTGTCACACACGGGGGTCGTCGGTTGAGTGTTGCAGTTCGATATGTTCACtggaataaaaaattgaaatagtttattttttcagaattttaaatttaactataACATCCatgaacaaaatatttttccaaatatatttatttgtcttaTTTACCTAAACGGCGTTGTGCATGGTGATTTagacatttaaaattcaacaaaCATATGTTTATTTCAAACGCAAACTGCTCTTTTTAATACAAAGAGACAAATGTATGTCAACTTCGaattatgataaattttattaaacagtaCAAGATTTTGAACATTAAATGATAAATCAAGTTAAAGTTAAGGCTGCAGTCTAGCAAAATTGCGTTTTCAACAAGttatttgacaattttttcccggctattgaaatgataaactgatttttttttcttgtttatcaATTAGTGTTATATACGCAATGCGCATgaattttttcacatttataaagttACTTTATGTTACCTTAATCAGGCCTTCAAGATAAGTCTCTTTCCCCCAAAGACATTTCGAGCTAAGTTTGTGCACTCACTACGTTGCAACcgattacaatttatacaatttgatCAGCGCATTATTATCCTTATATAGTCGTTATTAAAATCTGCTGAATACAATTGCCGAAAAACTTATGATTTTCCTAATTAGAAcgttataaattcattaaatttccCATTTTTTGCCTTACAAAAACTATTGATAAATACtgctaaaagttattttttccattaattTATTCGAGTTGAATGAGtattaaacctttaaaaaaatgtttttttgaattttgataattctttaaatattaaaaaaatatttaaaataagtaggaAAAATCCTAGCGAATTTCTTTAGTCGCGCTCCTTGGGCCGGAGCGTTCTGACGTGTGCTCTACGCTCGATTTTCCTTCATACCGAAGTGAAAGTTGCTCTacttcattaaatttaatatttttgttaattgattatttttatcttagttTTGTGcaaatattcgtatttttaaacatttgatttcgatatggaaaataaacgaaaaaaatatgcgtgtaactactagaaaaaaaattatcttcgaACATAAAGTTAATGAAACCAAAGGTGATTGGCAAAAATTTCGTTATTTTACGGGGTGTCAGTAAAGGGatgtatatttctttaaaactaaagtaagctcataaattttcttataatataatttttttttgaagttccaaaaatgtttatttttcgtttgaGAAATacgaaacataatataaacttgtATTGAGAACTTGAACTTGGGACATACGGGAAAAATGATTTGTTTACTCCAAAATTCCAAATATGTCgaggtgttttaattttttcttctaGTCATTTTGAACGTAGCGGCatgttatttgattattaattttgtaacttaAATACAGGATGTTGGTTTTATATTCTGATCTTACAGACGCGCTGACAAATTTAGTCTACCATTTCTAGTTTAGACCTCTAAGTACCAATATTAAAACGAATGGATTATCATCACATCATCAAAACTCAGATGTAATGGAAGATCACAATAACATAGAAAATTCAATAGGTGTTGAGAACTAAACAAACACAAGTAACAGAGACGcgaagaataaaaaaagaggACGAAAACGATAATTCGTTGATGCTTTCCCTTTTCGACGTATTGTTAGGGTACATCACCAatctgcaaaaaataaaactgatgaTTCCCAATTGctgattaaaaatgaaaaacaaatgtCGATTATTTGACAGTGGTGAAAATTTGCTGATCACAATGAAACATCCTTCAGTGGTAGCAGATTTactcatttaaaatgtaaaggaGAGGAGGACAGGAAAACATTATGAATGTGGATGGTGGattgtatacagggtgtaatcgatAAGTATATTTAGTCTACCATTTCTAGTTTAGACCTCTAAGTACCAATATTAAAACGAATGGATTATCATCACATCATCAAAACTCAGATGTAATGGAAGATCACAATAACATAGAAAATTCAATAGGTGTTGAGAACTAAACAAACACAAGTAACAGAGACGcgaagaataaaaaaagaggACGAAAACGATAATTCGTTGATGCTTTCCCTTTTCGACGTATTGTTAGGGTACATCACCAatctgcaaaaaataaaactgatgaTTCCCAATTGctgattaaaaatgaaaaacaaatgtCGATTATTTAACAGTGGTGAAAATTTGCTGATCACAATGAAACATCCTTCAGTGGTAGCAGATTTactcatttaaaatgtaaaggaGAGGAGGACAGGAAAACATTATGAATGTGGATGGTGGattgtatacagggtgtaatcgatAAGTATATGCAGGCGATTATGACGTTATTATTGCAGgtatcaaaaaacttaaaactgatatcgaaattactttacctaatgagcaaaatgacaattataactttttaaaagtataacgagaaatacctatctaaaaaaattactttatacatTCCCATATCAAGAAGGGAAAATGGGACTAGTAAGTAGAAGTTAAATGTCTAATTCCGGCCAAATACATGAATGCGGAAGAtgcggttaaaaataaaaaatttaatatttgaaatacaatgcaaaaaaataacacttttGTCATAGATAAGAAACATGACTATTTTTTCCAAATTCAGGGACAACTAAACGTTGCAGAAGCAGAAGCCTGCTTATTTGCTGTTTGGACTGGAGTGAATCATAATcgtctaatattaatttagtgaGAAACGTCTTCCCagttcaaaatggagaaataaaccatccacgcgaacaCCGACATccacgcggacggagtcgcgggcggaagctagtcaaaaataaatatcttttgttttcatttgcgcatttttctattttataattttttacacaaacattacatttttttttatgatatacaaAATTTGATAGAACGTATTCGCAAATTTTGTGTACTGATAAAAAGAATCACCCGGTGTAATTTTCACgaaaattgtttcaaattgtcattttaggtacttattacgaatattaaattatgcatacgaatgatttaatttttaaaaattaagtggAGCAACTTTCCCTTAGtacatttgtattatttacatataggATGACAGGATGCATTTGTTTGCACTACTAGACCAAACCCTTAAGGATAACTCGATAAAAAGTAGCGTTACatcaaaagtcaaaactgaCGTAACTTCCGCATTCACTTGGTTTACAAAAGTAAAGTAAGTTGACTACACTCACCACAAGTATGTTGCGGGCAGTCCAATTGGAGCCGCGACAAGCACACGGAGCGTGCGGGCAGACACACGTGTCGGCGCGGACACGACGCGCTCGAGCACGCGCTGCGGCTGCCGAACTCGATCTCACCGTCTGTTGCGCCTGCGCACCTGGAGTACATAGTTGTTggataaattatgtactagtggtccgccccggcttcgcccgtggtacatatttcgcaataaaaagtagtctatgtcctttgtcgggtatcaaaatatctccataccaaatttcatgcaaattggttcagtagtttaggcgtgattgagtaacagacagacagagttactttcgcatttataatattagtatggatatgaaaaaaaatatgaaaaatctTGGTAAAGATAGGGAGAAATATCAATCTAGTTTCATATATTTACAAAGAAAAGGGCTGAGAGCTGAgaacgtgtcagaagtgaaacttctttggcatgATTCGATAATACCAAAATCCTAGCCTTACTCTATGACGCGATAGTATTGCCCTGACGTGACCTTTAAATGTTTCTCTTAACGCGCgaatagaagtttcactttaaaatagaACAATATAACAATGGACAGATAAAAAACAATCCTAGAACATTTTTTCGCTGGTTAAACTTTCTCAGTGAAATAGGGTGCTCAATATGATAACACCCCACTCGTACATCACGGCTCAGGTAACCCCAAACTTACTTGGCCAAGCACGCATTGGGGTAGAGCCGGCCCGGCGTGTGCACGGGCAGGTGGTGCGGCGGGCAGTTGCACGGCAGGCCGGTCATGAGCGCGGCCCGCCCGCAGGCCCGCCGCCCGCACACACGCTCGCCTGACATGCAGCGGCATGGGTTGCATTCCATATAATAGCGCTCGCCTAAAAAAAAggcaaaaataacaattaaatcaGTAAAAGTAAGTACaggtaatataaaaacaaatcccGAATTTTTAACGaccaaaacaatataaaataaatagtcatAGTAATATACAGGGTGACTGGTAAAACGTCAGACGCATTTTGACAGGAGCTTCTTctcatgaaactgaacaacttttgttCTACAGCTTTGCTGaattcgtagaaaaaaatttggaCTTTGTATGGAAATCGGAGAAGAAGCTCCTGTCTAAATTCGTCTAACGTCTTACCTTTCACCTGGTATTTGTACACAGTAATACATTTCGAAAAGTTAAATTTCACATAACATTTGCAAATTTAAATGCTTTGTTAAACCAGATCTATAATCATATTTAACAACAAaactatcataataattatacaacatATTAACATAACTTACCatgtttaacaattttatcgtGCAACCGGCAGTTATCCAGCGCAACACTCGGCAGTGGCTGACAATTAGTCAAACCACGGTTGGTACAGCGACATATCTTGATACAAACTTTCTGTGAAGCACACGGCATCGGAACCCGAACCCACGAACCAATTGGAACTACGTATGGGCTACCATCACCTACAAATAAAAggattttctttgaattttcatAGTGCTTCAaccgatttataatttaattacgtatttatttgcataattattataactaatgAGACAATGTAACATATACATGTAAATTGCAACTGACAggatatattaaaacatttttatggaTATATCACATACAtggatgatattataatatgctctacttataatatgatactatgtatttaattttgtattttatggtgaataaatgattatgattatgattattatgattatgatCCAATAAGTCGATGTTCTGAAAGTATTAATAGTCTTTTTTTAGATGTGATTTTATCTCCGTTAATAaacgtttttatatttaattttgtagcttaataattgtaaatgaGAAATTAAAGAATATGCACCTAAAGGACAGCCATCAAGACAAACGTAGCGGGTACATGAATCCGTGGTTGCGCAACTTCTGTTCAACGCACAAACTTGGGATGAATTGCAAGGAGCTCCAGCACAAGGTGACCGCACTGCTTCTCCAGCTGATAATAATGGAGGTTCTGGACctgaaataacaaaattgttttaaaaacaaaattgaaaatacgaAATGTATCTAGACGATGTTGTTAGAAATTATGgacacaatataattatttctgtaattgcactttgaaaataaaactctCGTATCTTAGCACAAAAATAAgagatttataaagaatacTTTTCTTCTTTTTGCCGCGCCTTCGCATGCGCGGTCGAAGGAATTTCTTACGGGAACGATTAGTTTAACTTCGGTATAAAGTGcctcatattattaaaaaattgaatttcgAACACCATGCATAAGTGCtcatttacacagggtcagtaactgactacaaattcgaggctaATCCGATAAAGCTaaagtgctgacccgaaaaaaaccctgtgtaaacagatttgaagtcagtacagaggcttgaagtcaaTGTAAACAGgtaaagtcagtcgcggcgccgaaattggcgcgactgacttgtctactgaccctgtgtaaatcagcactaacaATAAAAGAAAGCAGTCGGGCGCCATCCATCACTCAGAATAGCCGTATACTCACTAGGCGCCATGAAATCAGACAACGATACACACGGCGCATCTTCCCGTTTCGGTGCAAGTCGTGCACACAGAGCTGGCGCAGATAGCGGGGCTCGAGACCATTCTACACATGATGATACTACTCGTACACAATCCTCCATACATAGCAAGCTGCTATGTCCCTGGAATTTGGAAAATTATGTTGATTGAATGGTAAAAGatatttgaagttatacttcttttggcgcgatggagaaaaattatgagagtgaattttaacgatgcgcgcgcacaccggcacctaaatttaacagcatgaagttagttctaggtggtatgaaaattgataactatgttcaagttgtatattctaatattttttccatacgccaaagaagtataacttctaacgcgtgtacataagtacacacactcttttttttatactgtGACTCTGATTGTACATCCTTGCAGGGTAAAGTCGTTTTACAAATCTAGGAGTACATTGTTTCATTCAGAATCTTCCAAATCAttagtataaaaatgaataatgtaATAGAGTAGGAAATATATCGAAATCGAAATTGATAACTTCTCAACAACactcttaataatattatgatttatatgtattgcattttatatttgaagtactaaaatttaataaatgttaagaTAGCATAATTACAACAAATACCTTAGCAGTGCACGGTTTGACGTGTAAAGCGCAAGCCACGCTCTTCCAAACATCAGTCGTGCATTGAGTTGAATTCTTCAAAGGCAACTGCATCCCAGCTACCGTGACATATCTgtgaaaattattcaaaaataacatttttcaaaaaaagaCTGACAAAACCTTTTGCTTAGTGATTCACATcgccttatttaaaaaaccataaccgttttatgttttttgagattatttatttatatgatgactagtggtccgccccggcttcgcccgtggtacatatttcgcaataaaaggtagccctttctcgggtatcaaaatatcttcataccaaatttcatccaaattggttcagtagtttaggcgtgattgagtaacagacagacagacagagttccttttgcatttataatattagtatggatttacaaTAGAAATCGCTTGGCTTACAATTTTGAAGTAGGTAAATTTATCGTTTCAGTAGGTAATAAGtagtaggtaagtaataactaataagtacAAACATTTTTCAGTTGAACGATGGAATTAGTAAAGCAAAATAATCTTACCCGGATCCTTTCTGTTCAGCAACAGCTAAATGAGCATCAAGATCAGCTTGAGCGGAGCAAGACCGGAACAAGCTACTGGGTCGGTTGTTGAGCTGACTGCAATATGTTAGACCAGCACAGCCAAGTGAACATGGAGATTCCACTGggaaagataataattataatcatttatttaagatCGAAAAATTAGGTTTAATTGTGGAACAAGTTTGAAAACAATGAGCAACAATAATAtgagttaaataataatttggacAACATTATATACATAGGCTGTAAGAGTCATATAATGCTCTTTTATCCCTAcctattgatataaaaaattttgattttaaaaacagattaatttaaataaaatagttgtcTAACTAGCAAtggtgtttttaataaaaacaataaaaaaaactaaccttCTTCTATACATTCAGCTAATTCAGTTTCTTGTGGATCTCCGAGACATTCGGAATAAAATTTCTGCCAATTAGTTTGCCAGCCAGAGTTAAAAGTGTTGAAACACAGCCTTCGGCAATTTATCGTTGCACCCTGAAAATGATaaactgattttaaaattacatacagttttttgataaaattcctgatgaacagcaaacaatttaaaatgcgAACATTTAATAGAGATAGAAATATTGTGATCAAATCTTTGATTCTATAGAATTTTTGACGAgagcaattttaatttatagagcaccaaaaataataatattaacactGATTAACATATCTGTTTGGTAACATTTTATGTCa
It encodes the following:
- the LOC123698095 gene encoding reversion-inducing cysteine-rich protein with Kazal motifs isoform X2, which codes for MSRGDRYWKWRLIFSAISLAFANSQDISACCDKATGTCRSVCEKMSLVEIASDSAMREERIQNIYKFCAPQLIEFWICMNQTIQVVQGSGWWGRACCSLGHSPLCRTACATASDARALSNTCRRSDEIAFFDCVQKQQEAQWCCSQTQSLSCHEACSRALWRVGAREGRGAARERAADACDRSPPLLQCLADLTATTVHTDTSKYLPCCHESPSQECRSTCETVLRRTGESQEIAEALSQECGAPAIHDNMWQCFLRKDAPADTKDVIPHDVAKLHCCQKGATINCRRLCFNTFNSGWQTNWQKFYSECLGDPQETELAECIEEVESPCSLGCAGLTYCSQLNNRPSSLFRSCSAQADLDAHLAVAEQKGSGYVTVAGMQLPLKNSTQCTTDVWKSVACALHVKPCTAKGHSSLLCMEDCVRVVSSCVEWSRAPLSAPALCARLAPKREDAPCVSLSDFMAPSPEPPLLSAGEAVRSPCAGAPCNSSQVCALNRSCATTDSCTRYVCLDGCPLGDGSPYVVPIGSWVRVPMPCASQKVCIKICRCTNRGLTNCQPLPSVALDNCRLHDKIVKHGERYYMECNPCRCMSGERVCGRRACGRAALMTGLPCNCPPHHLPVHTPGRLYPNACLAKCAGATDGEIEFGSRSACSSASCPRRHVCLPARSVCLSRLQLDCPQHTCVNISNCNTQPTTPVCDTDGQTHSNPCHLVMSGRKLAYWGYCLQGCSSTGTVCGVDGVTYSCECAAWAEYVSVDYHGPCFAVGPISDVMEPKCQLDRILCPPLKKPNCLGFTAPGACCPKCGGALRILYSKKQIDRALYGTNISASVINLKNVLSALERHVKVAECALRGYLTIEMEIFVTVESILKNPTDLQLKVCVLESEKIADLINRDSALITSDLGLSALSYALVVHTYPTQGVGGLGMSIVMLIISSISVYILR
- the LOC123698095 gene encoding reversion-inducing cysteine-rich protein with Kazal motifs isoform X1, which encodes MSRGDRYWKWRLIFSAISLAFANSQDISACCDKATGTCRSVCEKMSLVEIASDSAMREERIQNIYKFCAPQLIEFWICMNQTIQEVVQGSGWWGRACCSLGHSPLCRTACATASDARALSNTCRRSDEIAFFDCVQKQQEAQWCCSQTQSLSCHEACSRALWRVGAREGRGAARERAADACDRSPPLLQCLADLTATTVHTDTSKYLPCCHESPSQECRSTCETVLRRTGESQEIAEALSQECGAPAIHDNMWQCFLRKDAPADTKDVIPHDVAKLHCCQKGATINCRRLCFNTFNSGWQTNWQKFYSECLGDPQETELAECIEEVESPCSLGCAGLTYCSQLNNRPSSLFRSCSAQADLDAHLAVAEQKGSGYVTVAGMQLPLKNSTQCTTDVWKSVACALHVKPCTAKGHSSLLCMEDCVRVVSSCVEWSRAPLSAPALCARLAPKREDAPCVSLSDFMAPSPEPPLLSAGEAVRSPCAGAPCNSSQVCALNRSCATTDSCTRYVCLDGCPLGDGSPYVVPIGSWVRVPMPCASQKVCIKICRCTNRGLTNCQPLPSVALDNCRLHDKIVKHGERYYMECNPCRCMSGERVCGRRACGRAALMTGLPCNCPPHHLPVHTPGRLYPNACLAKCAGATDGEIEFGSRSACSSASCPRRHVCLPARSVCLSRLQLDCPQHTCVNISNCNTQPTTPVCDTDGQTHSNPCHLVMSGRKLAYWGYCLQGCSSTGTVCGVDGVTYSCECAAWAEYVSVDYHGPCFAVGPISDVMEPKCQLDRILCPPLKKPNCLGFTAPGACCPKCGGALRILYSKKQIDRALYGTNISASVINLKNVLSALERHVKVAECALRGYLTIEMEIFVTVESILKNPTDLQLKVCVLESEKIADLINRDSALITSDLGLSALSYALVVHTYPTQGVGGLGMSIVMLIISSISVYILR